A single genomic interval of Microbacterium sp. BLY harbors:
- the efeU gene encoding iron uptake transporter permease EfeU encodes MLATFLIGLREGLEAALVVGILVAYLRRLGRNDALPKMWAGVGLAIALALGIGAVLTFGAYELTFQAQELIGGGLSLVAVAMVTWMIFWMQRAGRTMKATLEGGIDRALTVGGLWALIAIGFVSVAREGIETTLLLWSMVQSFGDAPSALLGALLGLSVAVLLGWLISRGALRLDLRRFFAWTGGFLVIVAAGVLAYALMDLQEAGVLPGPFTAAAPLDPVSGAVLVGAAAFPFGWAFDVSATIAPGGPLASVLQATVGFMPAMTWLQVTAWSLYLLVVGGLYLRGLRGGRRPSRGSRTESVPPSSLTQQGAA; translated from the coding sequence GTGCTCGCCACTTTCCTCATCGGACTCCGCGAGGGTCTCGAAGCCGCGCTCGTCGTCGGCATCCTCGTCGCCTACCTCCGTCGGCTGGGGCGGAACGACGCCCTGCCGAAGATGTGGGCGGGTGTCGGTCTGGCGATCGCCCTCGCGCTGGGCATCGGCGCGGTCCTCACCTTCGGCGCCTATGAGCTCACCTTCCAGGCTCAGGAGCTGATCGGCGGCGGGCTCTCGCTGGTCGCGGTCGCGATGGTGACGTGGATGATCTTCTGGATGCAGCGCGCCGGCCGCACCATGAAGGCGACCCTGGAGGGCGGGATCGATCGCGCCCTCACGGTGGGCGGCCTGTGGGCGCTGATCGCGATCGGCTTCGTCTCCGTCGCCCGGGAGGGCATCGAGACGACGCTGCTGCTGTGGTCGATGGTGCAGTCGTTCGGCGACGCGCCGTCGGCGCTGCTGGGCGCCCTGCTCGGTCTGTCCGTCGCGGTCCTCCTCGGGTGGCTCATCTCGCGCGGAGCGCTGCGCCTCGACCTGCGGCGCTTCTTCGCCTGGACGGGCGGCTTCCTCGTGATCGTGGCCGCGGGCGTCCTCGCCTACGCGCTCATGGATCTGCAGGAGGCCGGCGTTCTCCCTGGACCGTTCACCGCGGCGGCGCCGCTGGATCCCGTGAGCGGCGCGGTCCTCGTCGGCGCGGCGGCCTTCCCGTTCGGATGGGCGTTCGACGTGTCCGCCACCATCGCTCCGGGCGGACCGCTCGCATCCGTCCTCCAAGCCACCGTGGGCTTCATGCCTGCGATGACCTGGCTGCAGGTGACCGCCTGGAGCCTGTACCTCCTCGTCGTCGGCGGTCTCTACCTCCGCGGTCTGCGCGGCGGGCGTCGCCCCTCGCGCGGAAGCCGGACCGAGTCCGTCCCGCCGTCCTCCCTCACACAGCAAGGAGCAGCATGA
- a CDS encoding MFS transporter, whose amino-acid sequence MTPRRGHLIDLTPLTASPAFARMWIGSTLAGIGGQLTIVTVMLHVFVLTDSTFAVSMIAVAGLLPMILAGLYGGMLADAFDRRRVALIAATITFASTALLAALTWTGTETIWWLYALSIVNSAANSVGMATRTAIVPRLIPRHLLAAASALNGVAFGLTVMAGPALAGLLVALTGYGWTYTIDVVLMLSMFLGLWTLPALRPEGEVVRPGLASLVDGWRFLRRASNIRMQYVIDIIAMTFGQPLVLFPALGTVILGGGAFTTGILTAAVAVGTFSSSLFSGRVVQYRWHGRGIARAVEAYGASILLFGIVLLIGAFSATPAGEDRPHIGLIVAACAALALSGASDNVSSIYRNTMMQAAVPDAMRGRLQGLFVVVVAGGPRVGALYAGTLATLTTLWFPPLLGGLLVIALVALLARRHPRFRAYDAENPEP is encoded by the coding sequence GTGACCCCCCGCCGCGGCCATCTGATCGATCTCACCCCGCTGACGGCCAGTCCCGCGTTCGCCCGCATGTGGATCGGCTCGACCCTCGCCGGCATCGGCGGGCAGCTCACGATCGTCACCGTCATGCTGCATGTGTTCGTCCTGACCGACAGCACGTTCGCCGTCTCGATGATCGCCGTCGCCGGCCTCCTCCCGATGATCCTCGCCGGCCTCTACGGCGGGATGCTCGCCGACGCCTTCGACCGGAGGCGGGTCGCGCTGATCGCCGCGACGATCACCTTCGCCTCCACCGCCCTGCTCGCCGCACTCACCTGGACCGGCACGGAGACGATCTGGTGGCTCTACGCTCTGAGCATCGTGAACTCGGCGGCCAACTCGGTCGGCATGGCCACGCGCACGGCCATCGTCCCCCGACTCATCCCCCGCCACCTGCTCGCCGCCGCCTCCGCCCTCAACGGCGTCGCCTTCGGCCTCACCGTCATGGCAGGTCCGGCGCTCGCCGGGCTCCTCGTGGCTCTCACCGGCTACGGCTGGACCTACACGATCGACGTCGTGCTCATGCTCTCGATGTTCCTCGGACTGTGGACGCTGCCCGCGCTCCGCCCGGAAGGCGAGGTCGTGCGGCCCGGTCTCGCGTCGCTCGTCGACGGCTGGCGCTTCCTCCGCCGGGCGAGCAACATCCGCATGCAGTACGTCATCGACATCATCGCGATGACGTTCGGTCAGCCCCTCGTGCTCTTCCCCGCGCTCGGCACCGTCATCCTCGGCGGCGGGGCGTTCACGACGGGGATCCTCACGGCAGCCGTCGCGGTGGGCACCTTCTCGTCCAGCCTGTTCTCCGGACGCGTGGTGCAGTACCGGTGGCACGGGCGGGGAATCGCGCGCGCCGTGGAGGCGTACGGCGCCTCGATCCTGCTGTTCGGCATCGTCCTCCTCATCGGCGCGTTCTCGGCGACGCCCGCCGGCGAGGACCGCCCGCACATCGGGCTGATCGTCGCCGCCTGTGCGGCCCTCGCGCTCTCCGGGGCATCGGACAACGTCAGCTCCATCTACCGCAACACGATGATGCAGGCAGCCGTGCCCGACGCCATGCGCGGGCGCCTGCAGGGCCTGTTCGTCGTCGTCGTCGCCGGGGGGCCGCGGGTCGGCGCCCTGTACGCCGGGACACTCGCGACGCTGACGACCCTCTGGTTCCCGCCGCTGCTCGGCGGCCTCCTCGTGATCGCCCTCGTGGCGCTGCTGGCGCGGCGTCACCCCCGGTTCCGCGCCTACGACGCAGAGAACCCCGAGCCCTGA
- a CDS encoding YceI family protein, with protein sequence MSSIDIPGYRPGTWVLDPSHSEVTFSVRHMMISKVRGTFGVKSATLVAPENPLDAKVEASVDVTSVDTKDEGRDQHLRSADFFDTENFPTMDFVSTGARVEGGDFLVDGDLTIRGITKPVTFELDFGGFGSDPWGNYKAGASAKTVINREDFGLTWNAALETGGVLVGKDVTITLDLQGALQQD encoded by the coding sequence ATGAGCAGCATCGACATCCCCGGCTACCGTCCCGGCACCTGGGTCCTGGACCCTTCGCACAGCGAGGTGACCTTCAGCGTCCGTCACATGATGATCTCGAAGGTGCGCGGCACGTTCGGCGTGAAGAGCGCGACGCTCGTCGCCCCGGAGAACCCCCTCGACGCCAAGGTCGAGGCCTCCGTCGACGTGACCTCGGTCGACACCAAGGACGAGGGTCGTGACCAGCACCTCCGCTCCGCCGACTTCTTCGACACCGAGAACTTCCCGACCATGGACTTCGTGTCGACCGGCGCTCGCGTCGAGGGCGGCGACTTCCTCGTCGACGGCGACCTGACGATCCGCGGCATCACCAAGCCGGTGACCTTCGAGCTCGACTTCGGTGGCTTCGGCAGCGACCCGTGGGGCAACTACAAGGCGGGTGCTTCGGCCAAGACCGTCATCAACCGCGAGGACTTCGGCCTCACGTGGAACGCCGCGCTGGAGACCGGTGGCGTGCTCGTCGGCAAGGACGTCACGATCACGCTCGACCTCCAGGGTGCGCTGCAGCAGGACTGA
- the rpsO gene encoding 30S ribosomal protein S15 produces the protein MALEADVKKAIIEEYATHPGDTGSPEVQAAMLTQRIKDLTEHLKEHKHDHHSRRGLFLLVGQRRRLLGYLQSVDIERYRSLIARLGLRR, from the coding sequence ATGGCACTGGAAGCAGACGTCAAGAAGGCGATCATCGAAGAGTACGCGACGCACCCCGGTGACACCGGATCCCCCGAGGTGCAGGCCGCGATGCTGACGCAGCGCATCAAGGACCTCACCGAGCACCTGAAGGAGCACAAGCACGACCACCACTCGCGTCGTGGTCTGTTCCTGCTCGTGGGTCAGCGCCGTCGTCTGCTCGGCTACCTCCAGAGCGTCGACATCGAGCGTTACCGCTCGCTGATCGCACGCCTTGGTCTTCGCCGATAA
- a CDS encoding isopenicillin N synthase family oxygenase: MAELSLPILDLSQLDDGPEAAARFRDDLRAATHDVGFFYLTGTGVSPELEARLHQAARDFFALPEEDKLAIENVNSPHFRGYTRIGGERTQGKIDWREQIDIGPEREPVDGGPAFNRLIGPNLWPAAQPELKEVVTEWHDTLTEVARKLLRAWALTLGADETYFDEPFRDPSTLIKIVRYPGTNEPEPQQGVGAHKDSGVLTLLWVEPGKGGLQVERDGEWVSAPPVPGAFVVNIGELLEYATGGYLKATNHRVISPRAPEERISIPFFFNPALDQQLPLLELPAELAAEATGVTEDPSNPIHATYGENAMKSRLRAHPDVAAIHHPDLVQANA, from the coding sequence ATGGCTGAACTCTCGCTCCCCATCCTCGACCTGTCCCAGCTCGACGACGGCCCCGAGGCCGCGGCGCGCTTCCGCGACGACCTCCGCGCGGCCACCCACGACGTCGGCTTCTTCTACCTGACCGGCACCGGCGTCTCCCCCGAGCTGGAGGCACGGCTGCACCAGGCGGCCCGCGATTTCTTCGCGCTCCCCGAAGAGGACAAGCTCGCCATCGAGAACGTCAACAGCCCGCATTTCCGCGGGTACACGCGGATCGGCGGGGAACGCACGCAGGGCAAGATCGACTGGCGCGAGCAGATCGACATCGGCCCCGAGCGCGAGCCGGTGGACGGCGGCCCCGCCTTCAACCGCCTCATCGGTCCCAACCTCTGGCCTGCTGCGCAGCCGGAGCTGAAGGAGGTCGTCACCGAATGGCACGACACCCTGACGGAGGTCGCCCGCAAGCTCCTGCGCGCCTGGGCTCTCACCCTCGGTGCGGACGAGACGTACTTCGACGAACCCTTCCGCGATCCGTCGACCCTGATCAAGATCGTGCGCTACCCGGGCACGAACGAGCCGGAACCGCAGCAGGGCGTCGGCGCGCACAAGGACTCCGGCGTGCTGACGCTGCTCTGGGTCGAGCCCGGCAAGGGCGGACTCCAGGTCGAGCGCGACGGCGAGTGGGTGTCGGCTCCCCCGGTGCCCGGCGCCTTCGTCGTCAACATCGGTGAGCTGCTCGAGTACGCCACCGGCGGGTATCTCAAGGCCACGAACCACCGTGTGATCTCGCCGCGGGCACCGGAAGAGCGCATCTCGATCCCGTTCTTCTTCAACCCCGCGCTCGATCAGCAACTGCCGCTGCTCGAGCTCCCCGCCGAGCTCGCCGCCGAGGCGACCGGAGTGACCGAGGACCCGAGCAACCCGATCCACGCGACCTACGGCGAGAACGCGATGAAGTCCCGGCTGCGCGCGCACCCGGACGTGGCGGCCATCCACCACCCCGATCTGGTGCAGGCGAACGCCTGA
- the efeO gene encoding iron uptake system protein EfeO encodes MITSHRVLAAAAAAGAAALLLSGCVAKSDAKTDASAAFDVSSTDSDCAVSGSTAKSGTLTFDVTNDTDQVSEFYLLAEDGLRIVGEVENIAPAASRTLTVVAQPGEYFTLCKPGMVGEGVGRASFTVTGDRVAVDGPDAEQKQKAVDLYGAFVKDQVGQLVPAVEELVAAYESGDDATARTLFPQTRAFYERIEPVAEALGDLDPRIDYREVDAVAEGLDWTGFHRIEKDLWVPAKDALNADGETPAWQDWAPSTPAERADYGDLLLADVQELYDYVHSEEFTTALDDQGIGGISNGAIALLDEVATGKISGEEDWWSGTDLFDFAANVEGSRMAFSLVQDFAAAQGEDGKALVAEIEAGYTALEESLATHGSLEDGFVGYAELTEADKREFTDLINALAEPLSQLTSTVLD; translated from the coding sequence ATGATCACCTCGCACCGGGTCCTGGCCGCGGCGGCTGCCGCGGGTGCCGCCGCCCTCCTCCTCAGCGGCTGCGTCGCGAAGAGCGATGCGAAGACCGACGCCTCGGCGGCGTTCGACGTCTCGTCGACCGACAGCGACTGTGCGGTGTCGGGGAGCACGGCGAAGAGCGGCACGCTCACGTTCGACGTGACCAACGACACCGATCAGGTCTCCGAGTTCTACCTCCTGGCGGAGGACGGCCTGCGCATCGTCGGCGAGGTGGAGAACATCGCTCCCGCGGCCTCCCGCACGCTCACGGTCGTCGCGCAGCCCGGTGAGTACTTCACCCTGTGCAAGCCCGGCATGGTCGGAGAGGGTGTCGGCCGGGCCTCGTTCACCGTCACCGGTGACCGCGTGGCCGTGGACGGACCCGACGCGGAGCAGAAGCAGAAGGCCGTCGATCTCTACGGTGCCTTCGTGAAGGACCAGGTCGGCCAGCTCGTGCCGGCCGTGGAGGAGCTGGTGGCCGCGTACGAGTCCGGCGACGACGCGACCGCGCGGACGCTGTTCCCGCAGACGCGGGCCTTCTACGAGCGCATCGAGCCGGTCGCCGAGGCGCTGGGCGACCTCGACCCGCGCATCGACTACCGGGAGGTCGACGCGGTCGCGGAGGGCCTGGACTGGACGGGGTTCCATCGCATCGAGAAGGACCTCTGGGTGCCGGCGAAGGACGCGCTGAACGCCGACGGGGAGACCCCGGCCTGGCAGGACTGGGCGCCGTCCACGCCTGCGGAACGCGCCGACTACGGCGACCTCCTGCTCGCGGACGTGCAGGAGCTGTACGACTACGTGCATTCCGAGGAGTTCACCACCGCGCTCGACGATCAGGGCATCGGCGGCATCTCCAACGGCGCGATCGCGCTGCTCGACGAGGTGGCGACGGGGAAGATCTCCGGCGAGGAGGACTGGTGGTCCGGCACCGACCTGTTCGACTTCGCGGCGAACGTGGAGGGCTCGCGGATGGCGTTCTCCCTCGTGCAGGACTTCGCCGCCGCGCAGGGTGAGGACGGGAAGGCGCTCGTCGCCGAGATCGAGGCCGGATACACCGCCCTCGAGGAGTCCCTCGCCACGCACGGCTCGCTCGAGGACGGCTTCGTCGGCTACGCCGAGCTCACGGAG